One genomic segment of Candidatus Latescibacterota bacterium includes these proteins:
- the rlmN gene encoding 23S rRNA (adenine(2503)-C(2))-methyltransferase RlmN, whose product MERLPLKRLSPEALDAWLAERIQPAWRVRAVRQWIYARGALDWDQMTDLPKSLRAELAAEASLCAVESVLATRSPADGSVKHLLRLADGELVEAVAMQGDRHPTFCISSQVGCPLDCVFCETGRMGFRRNLTQDEIVDQVLYLQKSLPPDSVRPNLVFMGMGEPLLNFDALVGALRVLGDGDGLGYGGRRITVSTAGLPRRILDLAAAPVKVGLALSLNAADDATRRALMPALHKHRIAALLDVCEEYAERTGRRVTLEYVLIAGVTDRDEDAANLRALTRRRPFKLNIIPYNPGDARIRISIKDEVGQVELRRPTPEQVERFVGRLVPAVPAVTVRWSQGVDVGGGCGQLRAQRG is encoded by the coding sequence ATGGAACGCCTCCCCCTCAAGCGGCTGTCCCCCGAGGCCCTGGACGCCTGGCTCGCCGAGCGGATCCAGCCGGCGTGGCGCGTGCGCGCCGTGCGGCAGTGGATCTACGCGCGCGGCGCCCTGGACTGGGACCAGATGACCGACCTGCCGAAGTCACTCCGCGCCGAGCTCGCCGCCGAGGCCAGCCTCTGCGCCGTGGAGTCGGTGCTGGCCACGCGCAGCCCCGCCGACGGCTCCGTCAAGCACCTGCTCCGCCTGGCCGACGGCGAACTGGTGGAGGCGGTGGCCATGCAGGGCGACCGGCATCCGACCTTCTGCATCTCGAGCCAGGTGGGCTGTCCGCTCGACTGCGTCTTCTGCGAGACGGGGCGCATGGGCTTTCGGCGCAACCTGACGCAGGACGAGATCGTCGACCAGGTGCTCTACCTGCAGAAGTCCCTGCCGCCGGACAGCGTGCGGCCGAACCTCGTCTTCATGGGCATGGGCGAGCCGCTGCTCAACTTCGACGCCCTGGTGGGCGCGCTGCGGGTGCTCGGCGACGGCGACGGCCTCGGCTACGGCGGCCGGCGCATCACGGTGAGCACGGCGGGCCTGCCGCGGCGCATCCTCGACCTCGCGGCGGCGCCGGTGAAGGTGGGGCTCGCGCTCTCGCTCAACGCCGCCGACGACGCCACGCGCCGCGCCCTCATGCCCGCGCTGCACAAGCACCGCATCGCGGCGCTGCTGGACGTCTGCGAGGAGTACGCCGAGCGCACGGGCCGGCGCGTCACCCTGGAGTACGTGCTCATCGCCGGCGTCACCGATCGCGACGAGGACGCCGCCAACCTGCGCGCCCTCACGCGTCGCCGCCCCTTCAAGCTGAACATCATCCCCTACAATCCGGGCGATGCGCGCATCCGCATCAGCATCAAGGACGAAGTGGGCCAGGTGGAACTGCGCCGGCCGACGCCGGAGCAGGTGGAGCGCTTCGTGGGACGGCTGGTGCCGGCGGTGCCGGCGGTCACGGTGCGCTGGAGCCAGGGCGTGGACGTGGGCGGCGGCTGCGGCCAGCTCCGCGCCCAGCGGGGCTAG
- a CDS encoding T9SS type A sorting domain-containing protein, whose product MLALNRPISPARILLLAAALLVAAVGAAGAANVSFDLEPLGSTWGGSVGNVPGDLAFTEDGIPMTVDEFHLGAFTGFNYCRIEPAIPAFGSGQILRLNNIATVFDFSAVPCAPGTVRFDFADQGGDENLRVNGGPLYEIGDFTAVDGVTVAPGVLCSVVASVVGGSLVGTVTLTGPVTKLLVGGQELYIDNVRMDCEEPCDFRVTHDFEPLGSCWGSAFGQAPGDLAFTEDGIPVTLDLYDYGAGTFFTAACIVNTFCGMGDAHAFQLDNIDAVYQIHALGITTSEVSFEFIDTGGTENLQVNGGPLYIGEISAAPAAIAPGVTCSVVTFPCNGNIRGIVTLTGDVQRVRTGGQEYWVDNLCVRAGEPPLPCDLLVDNESQPLGAAWGAVMGDAPGDLMFVEDGVPVRVYEMHYGGGGVGFNEAKIDPAPAACLTDHTLQLNNIAAGYDIAATGVHTVSVRFDYVDLGGTENLQVNGGPLYIGDLAAAPAAIAPGVTCSVSTFSIGGGVCGRVTLTGDVQRLFLAGQEFWTDNLCITVDLTAADEAPSAGFAADLDPAWPNPFNPKTTLSFSLAHEGDARLSIHDVLGREVAVLVDGPRPAGSQQVSWDGRDAAGRPVSSGVYFARLVSAGERHSRKLVLSK is encoded by the coding sequence ATGCTCGCACTCAACCGACCGATCTCCCCGGCCAGGATTCTGCTGCTGGCGGCGGCGCTGCTCGTCGCCGCGGTGGGAGCGGCCGGCGCCGCCAACGTCAGCTTCGATCTGGAGCCCCTGGGCAGCACCTGGGGCGGCAGCGTGGGCAACGTGCCCGGCGATCTCGCCTTCACCGAGGACGGGATCCCCATGACCGTGGACGAGTTCCACCTCGGCGCCTTCACGGGCTTCAACTACTGCCGCATCGAGCCCGCCATTCCCGCCTTCGGCAGCGGGCAGATCCTGCGGCTGAACAACATCGCCACGGTCTTCGACTTCAGCGCCGTCCCCTGCGCGCCCGGCACCGTGCGCTTCGACTTCGCGGATCAGGGCGGCGACGAGAACCTGCGCGTCAACGGCGGCCCGCTCTACGAGATCGGCGACTTCACGGCCGTGGACGGCGTGACCGTCGCGCCGGGCGTGCTCTGCAGCGTCGTGGCGTCGGTGGTGGGCGGCAGCCTGGTGGGGACCGTGACCCTCACCGGTCCCGTGACCAAGCTGCTGGTCGGCGGCCAGGAGCTCTACATCGACAACGTGCGCATGGACTGCGAGGAGCCCTGCGACTTCCGCGTGACCCACGACTTCGAGCCGCTGGGCAGCTGCTGGGGCAGCGCCTTCGGACAGGCGCCCGGCGACCTGGCCTTCACCGAGGACGGCATCCCCGTGACGCTCGACCTCTACGACTACGGCGCGGGCACCTTCTTCACCGCCGCCTGCATCGTGAACACCTTCTGCGGCATGGGCGACGCGCACGCCTTCCAGCTCGACAACATCGACGCCGTCTACCAGATCCACGCGCTGGGCATCACCACCAGCGAGGTGAGCTTCGAGTTCATCGACACCGGCGGCACGGAGAACCTGCAGGTGAACGGCGGGCCGCTTTACATCGGCGAGATCTCCGCGGCGCCGGCGGCCATCGCGCCGGGCGTTACCTGCAGCGTCGTCACCTTCCCCTGCAACGGCAACATCCGCGGGATCGTCACCCTGACCGGCGACGTGCAGCGCGTGCGCACCGGCGGCCAGGAGTACTGGGTGGACAATCTCTGCGTGCGCGCGGGCGAGCCGCCGCTGCCCTGCGACCTGCTCGTCGACAACGAGAGCCAGCCGCTCGGCGCCGCCTGGGGTGCGGTCATGGGCGACGCGCCCGGCGACCTGATGTTCGTGGAGGACGGCGTTCCGGTCCGCGTCTACGAGATGCACTACGGCGGCGGCGGCGTCGGCTTCAACGAGGCGAAGATCGATCCCGCGCCGGCGGCCTGCCTCACGGACCACACGCTGCAGCTGAACAACATCGCCGCGGGCTACGACATCGCCGCGACGGGCGTCCACACCGTGAGCGTGCGCTTCGACTACGTGGACCTCGGCGGCACGGAGAACCTGCAGGTGAACGGCGGGCCGCTCTACATCGGCGACCTGGCGGCCGCGCCGGCGGCCATCGCGCCGGGGGTGACCTGCAGCGTGAGCACCTTCTCCATCGGCGGCGGCGTCTGCGGGCGCGTCACGCTGACCGGCGACGTGCAGCGCCTCTTCCTCGCGGGCCAGGAGTTCTGGACGGACAACCTCTGCATCACCGTGGACCTGACCGCCGCCGACGAGGCGCCGAGCGCCGGCTTCGCCGCCGACCTCGACCCCGCCTGGCCGAATCCCTTCAATCCCAAGACCACGCTCAGCTTCAGTCTCGCCCACGAGGGTGACGCAAGGCTGAGCATCCACGACGTGCTCGGCCGCGAGGTCGCCGTGCTCGTGGACGGCCCTCGCCCGGCCGGCAGCCAGCAGGTGAGCTGGGACGGGCGCGACGCCGCGGGACGGCCCGTGAGTTCGGGCGTCTACTTCGCGCGGCTGGTCAGCGCGGGCGAGCGGCACAGCCGGAAGCTGGTGCTCAGCAAGTAG
- a CDS encoding flippase: MNPILRNFFSLALGRYVSVAIGIVVTVLVARALGVENYGNFVAALSAAELFGAVLDLGLNRILLKEGSAAKSRAGAHLFNILLIKLGLTLVMLLAAQAYAAHHPGLYALVMILVLTKLADSFAVTFDAVFQIHQRMEFSAAILVAGRLALLALVLLGWRSAGGLLFFAWTYLGVSVGTALLTVLISGRFAQPRPGPVTWRETVGREGLFFALSSLLAMVATRMDVVVLKESVDQQTLGLYASPARILVTLQILPLVLQTAVLPELFRLGRNDRAGLRPFFAGYFHRSLLLALFPLLWTLFFADVILGRLWGPDFAAGAPWLRVLVWLLPLRFVSFAAGNVLTALDRQWERTIWTALGVGTSFGLMLALVPGRGVAGALIGLLAGEALTAALALAASLRLRYRPRLVPLLQVAAAGGLASVALAMLRRAVSLGFLGGLAVTGLLVTLALLATRAASLGELEHLLARRPRA; encoded by the coding sequence GTGAACCCGATCCTGAGGAACTTCTTCTCCCTGGCCCTGGGACGCTACGTCTCCGTGGCCATCGGCATCGTCGTGACGGTGCTGGTGGCCCGCGCCCTGGGCGTGGAGAACTACGGCAACTTCGTGGCGGCGCTGTCGGCGGCGGAGCTCTTCGGCGCCGTGCTCGACCTGGGGCTCAACCGCATCCTGCTCAAGGAGGGCTCGGCGGCCAAGAGCCGGGCAGGCGCGCACCTCTTCAACATCCTCCTCATCAAGCTGGGTCTAACGCTGGTCATGCTGCTCGCGGCCCAGGCCTACGCCGCGCACCACCCCGGGCTCTACGCGCTCGTCATGATCCTGGTGCTGACGAAGCTGGCCGACAGCTTCGCCGTCACCTTCGACGCCGTCTTCCAGATCCATCAGCGCATGGAGTTCTCCGCGGCGATCCTCGTGGCCGGCCGCCTGGCGCTGCTGGCGCTCGTGCTGCTGGGCTGGCGGAGCGCCGGCGGGCTGCTGTTCTTCGCCTGGACCTACCTCGGCGTGAGCGTGGGGACGGCGCTGCTCACGGTATTGATCAGCGGACGCTTCGCCCAGCCGCGGCCGGGGCCCGTCACCTGGCGCGAGACCGTGGGGCGCGAGGGGCTCTTCTTCGCGCTGTCCAGCCTGCTGGCCATGGTCGCCACGCGCATGGACGTCGTCGTGCTCAAGGAGTCGGTGGACCAGCAGACGCTCGGCCTCTACGCCTCGCCGGCCCGCATCCTGGTGACGCTCCAGATCCTGCCCCTGGTGCTGCAGACGGCCGTGCTGCCCGAGCTCTTCCGCCTCGGCCGCAACGACCGCGCCGGCCTGCGCCCCTTCTTCGCGGGCTACTTCCACCGCTCGCTGCTGCTCGCGCTCTTCCCGCTGCTCTGGACGCTCTTCTTCGCCGACGTGATCCTCGGCCGGCTCTGGGGCCCGGACTTCGCGGCGGGCGCGCCCTGGCTGCGCGTGCTGGTCTGGCTGCTGCCGCTGCGCTTCGTGAGCTTCGCGGCGGGCAACGTGCTCACGGCGCTGGACCGGCAGTGGGAGCGCACGATCTGGACGGCCCTCGGCGTGGGCACGAGCTTCGGCCTCATGCTCGCCCTGGTGCCCGGGCGCGGGGTGGCGGGCGCGCTGATCGGACTGCTCGCGGGCGAGGCGCTCACCGCCGCGCTGGCGCTGGCGGCGTCGCTGCGGCTGCGCTACCGGCCGCGCCTGGTTCCGCTGCTGCAGGTGGCCGCGGCCGGCGGGCTCGCCTCCGTGGCGCTGGCGATGCTCCGACGCGCCGTCTCCCTGGGCTTTCTCGGGGGGCTGGCCGTGACCGGCCTGCTGGTGACCCTCGCCCTGCTCGCCACGCGCGCGGCGTCGCTCGGAGAACTGGAGCACCTGCTCGCCAGACGGCCGCGGGCCTAG
- a CDS encoding MFS transporter: protein MASGPGLDDLLAHPNPDRRMSTDPAALARRRDLRLILTDGLAFSVMVGMGEAYIAAFALALGLGEVVAGLVVTVPLLAGGLLQLVTPAGVRWLRSRRRWTVLCASLQALAFAPLAAGALAGRLPAWAVFAAATGYWAAGMAAGPAWNVWVERLVPRQVRLRFFARRTGLVQLGVLVSLVGSAAVLEWATGAGQPLRGFAAIFLAAALGRAVSARVLAAQSESPQAGQPPPGMSPRALLREFRGGEGGRLLVYLLAFTTSVTVASPYFSPFMLARLRFSYWEYMALVGTALLAKVLVLSQLARAARRFGLDAMLRLAWFGILGLPALWLVSQAFGYLALLQVISGTFWATQEYAVFLLLFETIPAARRVAMLTAYNLGNALATVTGSLIGAAIFHLAGQGMAGYVAIFAASSAARALCVVLLLRVRGAQRVPRPVSFRLDAVRPGMGAVLKPVLATVRRGRWRAAQRREAR from the coding sequence GTGGCGTCCGGACCGGGCCTGGACGATCTTCTGGCGCACCCGAACCCGGATCGCCGCATGTCCACGGATCCCGCCGCCCTCGCCCGCCGCCGCGACCTGCGCCTCATCCTCACCGACGGCCTGGCCTTCAGCGTGATGGTGGGCATGGGCGAGGCCTACATCGCGGCCTTCGCCCTGGCGCTGGGCCTGGGCGAGGTCGTGGCCGGGCTGGTGGTGACCGTGCCGCTGCTGGCGGGCGGGCTGCTGCAGCTCGTCACGCCGGCGGGTGTCCGCTGGCTCCGCTCGCGACGCCGCTGGACGGTGCTCTGCGCCTCCCTCCAGGCCCTCGCCTTCGCGCCGCTGGCCGCCGGCGCCCTCGCCGGGCGCCTGCCGGCCTGGGCGGTCTTCGCCGCCGCCACGGGCTACTGGGCGGCGGGCATGGCGGCCGGCCCCGCCTGGAACGTGTGGGTGGAGCGTCTCGTCCCGCGGCAGGTGCGGCTGCGCTTCTTCGCGCGACGCACCGGCCTGGTCCAGCTCGGCGTGCTCGTGAGCCTGGTGGGCAGCGCCGCGGTGCTGGAGTGGGCCACCGGGGCGGGGCAGCCCCTGCGCGGCTTCGCGGCCATCTTCCTGGCCGCCGCGCTGGGACGGGCCGTCTCCGCGCGCGTGCTGGCGGCCCAGAGCGAAAGCCCCCAGGCCGGCCAGCCGCCGCCCGGCATGTCGCCGCGCGCGCTCCTGCGCGAGTTTCGCGGCGGCGAGGGCGGCCGCCTGCTCGTCTACCTGCTGGCCTTCACGACGAGCGTCACCGTGGCCAGCCCCTACTTCTCGCCCTTCATGCTGGCGCGCCTGCGCTTCAGCTACTGGGAGTACATGGCGCTGGTGGGGACGGCGCTGCTGGCCAAGGTGCTGGTGCTCTCTCAGCTGGCGCGCGCGGCCCGTCGCTTCGGTCTCGACGCCATGCTGCGCCTGGCCTGGTTCGGCATCCTCGGCCTGCCGGCGCTGTGGCTCGTCTCCCAGGCCTTCGGCTACCTGGCGCTGCTCCAGGTGATCTCGGGGACCTTCTGGGCGACCCAGGAGTACGCGGTCTTCCTGCTGCTCTTCGAGACGATCCCCGCCGCGCGCCGCGTGGCCATGCTCACCGCCTACAATCTGGGCAACGCGCTGGCCACCGTGACCGGGTCGCTGATCGGCGCGGCGATCTTCCACCTGGCGGGGCAGGGGATGGCCGGCTACGTGGCCATCTTCGCGGCCAGCAGCGCGGCCCGGGCGCTCTGCGTGGTCCTGCTGCTGCGCGTGCGCGGGGCCCAGCGCGTGCCGCGGCCGGTCAGCTTCCGGCTGGACGCCGTCCGGCCCGGCATGGGCGCCGTGCTCAAGCCCGTCCTCGCCACGGTGCGGCGGGGGCGCTGGCGGGCCGCCCAGCGCCGCGAAGCGCGCTAG
- a CDS encoding sigma-54-dependent Fis family transcriptional regulator: MSQRILVVDDEPKLAALLAETLAAPGREVVKATSAQAGWTAFAQGGADLVITDLRMESEEAGLGLIERVRKTSPDTPCILVTAFASIEAGVRALELGALEYLVKPVRLRALRESVDRLLAPAGQEALAVATEGEIAGAFDDILVGKHPGMRRILELLPRVVASDSNVLIIGESGTGKEVLARAIHGHGPRKQKPFVRVNCAALVESLLEAELFGIEAGVATDVKARPGKFELADGGTLLLDEVGDMAPGTQAKVLRVLQEREFERVGGARTQRVDVRVLAATHRDLEEMVTAGGFRQDLFYRLNVIRLDLPPLRERLGDLELYLRFFLQKLSARTGRRIAGVTPAALERLRGHRWPGNVRELENVVERAMVLTRGERIDAADLPPLDTHAPAPGAVQRVFTLPDEGVNLEALEKDLLAQALERSGGNKSAAARLLGLTRRTLGYRLDKHGLAAPESEGESP, encoded by the coding sequence ATGAGTCAACGCATCCTCGTGGTGGACGACGAGCCCAAGCTGGCGGCCCTCCTGGCCGAGACCCTCGCCGCGCCGGGACGCGAGGTGGTGAAGGCGACGAGCGCGCAGGCGGGCTGGACGGCCTTCGCGCAGGGCGGGGCCGATCTCGTCATCACGGATCTGCGCATGGAGAGCGAAGAGGCGGGGCTCGGGTTGATCGAGCGCGTGCGCAAGACGTCGCCCGACACGCCCTGCATCCTGGTCACCGCCTTCGCGAGCATCGAGGCCGGCGTGCGCGCGCTGGAGCTGGGGGCGCTCGAGTATCTGGTCAAGCCCGTGCGCCTGCGCGCGCTGCGCGAGAGCGTGGACCGGCTGCTGGCGCCGGCCGGGCAGGAGGCGCTGGCCGTGGCCACCGAAGGCGAGATCGCCGGCGCCTTCGACGACATCCTCGTGGGCAAGCACCCGGGGATGCGGCGCATCCTGGAGCTGCTGCCGCGCGTGGTGGCGAGCGACTCGAACGTGCTGATCATCGGCGAGAGCGGCACCGGCAAGGAGGTGCTGGCGCGGGCGATCCATGGCCACGGGCCGCGCAAGCAGAAGCCCTTCGTGCGCGTCAACTGCGCCGCGCTGGTGGAGAGCCTGCTCGAGGCGGAGCTCTTCGGCATCGAGGCGGGCGTCGCGACGGACGTGAAGGCCCGTCCCGGCAAGTTCGAGCTGGCCGACGGCGGCACGCTGCTGCTGGACGAGGTGGGCGACATGGCCCCCGGCACCCAGGCGAAGGTGCTCCGCGTGCTGCAGGAGCGGGAGTTCGAACGCGTGGGCGGCGCGCGGACGCAGCGCGTCGACGTGCGCGTGCTCGCCGCGACCCACCGCGACCTGGAGGAGATGGTGACGGCCGGCGGCTTTCGACAGGACCTCTTCTACCGCCTCAACGTGATCCGGCTCGACCTGCCGCCGCTTCGCGAACGCCTGGGCGACCTGGAGCTCTACCTCCGCTTCTTCCTGCAGAAGCTCTCGGCGCGCACCGGCCGTCGCATCGCGGGAGTCACGCCCGCCGCGCTCGAGCGCCTGCGCGGCCACCGCTGGCCCGGCAACGTGCGCGAGCTGGAGAACGTGGTCGAGCGGGCGATGGTTCTCACGCGCGGCGAGCGCATCGACGCCGCCGACCTGCCGCCTCTGGACACCCACGCCCCCGCGCCCGGCGCGGTGCAACGCGTCTTCACCCTGCCCGACGAGGGCGTCAACCTGGAGGCGCTGGAGAAGGATCTGCTGGCCCAGGCGCTGGAGCGCAGCGGCGGCAACAAGAGCGCCGCCGCCCGGCTCCTCGGCCTCACCCGGCGCACCCTGGGCTACCGTCTCGACAAGCACGGCCTGGCCGCACCCGAGTCCGAGGGGGAGTCCCCGTGA
- a CDS encoding Na+:solute symporter: MSVHWLDLVVIAVYLGLMLWLGLAFSRRASRDTGEFFLSGRSLPWFVAGTSMAATTFASDTPLVVTEFVRTQGVAGNWVWFNFAISHLVTTFFLARLWRRSGVTTDVEFCELRYGGRGAASLRLFKGLFYAFITNVVVLGWVILAMTAIAGAFGVPKLVTLALCIALASLYASMAGLWGVVVTDLLQFVVAMGGAVLLAVKVLQAEGGLAALRARLPHLIDAAGEPAARMAPLTGFDWASPGFRAAFLGFLVAVLVQWWSWKYSDGGGVLIQRMNASRSERDSLLGTLWFAVLTYAVRPWPWFLVALVSLWVYPNLGPVPADHKAIYPAMMASYLGPGLLGLMLAAMLAAFMSTIDTHMNLASSYFVHDVYRRFLKKDASERHYVRVARLTGLVIVVLGSLVAWQSSSISFLFVFLLQLVAGAGAVFLLRWFWWRITAWSEIAAMLTSLVVATLLNLANEGDWFGHHFAAWEIFVLNVLLSALVWVTVALLGPRETTGRLVAFVARTRPPGRWPARFWPGGERRPQGVTGARAWANVLAGVALIYGLLFGAGQFFFGRAARGELLLLAALAGGLWLLFSLRRETA, encoded by the coding sequence GTGAGCGTCCACTGGCTCGACCTGGTGGTGATCGCCGTCTATCTGGGCCTCATGCTGTGGCTGGGGCTCGCCTTCAGCCGGCGCGCGAGCCGCGACACGGGCGAGTTCTTCCTCAGCGGGCGCAGTCTGCCCTGGTTCGTGGCGGGGACGTCCATGGCCGCCACCACCTTCGCCTCGGACACGCCGCTCGTGGTCACCGAGTTCGTGCGCACGCAGGGCGTCGCCGGCAACTGGGTCTGGTTCAACTTCGCGATCAGCCATCTGGTGACGACCTTCTTCCTCGCCCGCCTCTGGCGCCGCAGCGGCGTGACCACCGACGTGGAGTTCTGCGAGCTGCGCTACGGCGGTCGCGGCGCGGCGAGCCTGCGTCTCTTCAAGGGGCTGTTCTACGCCTTCATCACCAACGTCGTGGTGCTGGGCTGGGTGATCCTGGCCATGACGGCCATCGCCGGCGCCTTCGGCGTGCCGAAGCTCGTCACCCTCGCGCTCTGCATCGCGCTGGCCTCGCTCTACGCCAGCATGGCCGGACTCTGGGGCGTGGTGGTGACGGACCTGCTGCAGTTCGTGGTGGCCATGGGCGGCGCGGTGCTGCTGGCCGTGAAGGTGCTGCAGGCCGAGGGCGGTCTCGCCGCGCTGCGCGCGCGCCTGCCCCACCTGATCGACGCCGCCGGCGAACCCGCCGCGCGCATGGCCCCGCTGACCGGCTTCGACTGGGCGAGCCCCGGCTTCCGCGCGGCCTTCCTCGGCTTCCTGGTGGCCGTGCTGGTGCAGTGGTGGAGCTGGAAGTACTCGGACGGCGGCGGCGTGCTCATCCAGCGCATGAACGCCAGCCGCAGCGAGCGCGACAGCCTGCTGGGCACGCTCTGGTTCGCCGTGCTCACCTACGCCGTGCGCCCCTGGCCCTGGTTCCTGGTGGCGCTGGTGAGCCTCTGGGTCTATCCCAATCTCGGCCCGGTGCCCGCGGACCACAAGGCCATCTACCCGGCGATGATGGCGAGTTACCTCGGCCCCGGCCTGCTCGGCCTCATGCTGGCCGCCATGCTCGCGGCCTTCATGAGCACCATCGACACGCACATGAACCTGGCGTCGAGCTACTTCGTGCACGACGTCTACCGCCGCTTCCTCAAGAAGGACGCCTCCGAACGCCACTACGTGCGCGTGGCGCGGCTCACCGGCCTGGTGATCGTGGTGCTGGGGAGCCTGGTGGCCTGGCAGAGCAGCTCGATCAGCTTCCTCTTCGTCTTCCTGCTCCAGCTCGTGGCCGGCGCCGGGGCGGTGTTCCTGCTGCGCTGGTTCTGGTGGCGCATCACGGCCTGGAGCGAGATCGCCGCGATGCTCACGAGCCTCGTGGTCGCGACCCTGCTGAACCTGGCCAACGAGGGGGACTGGTTCGGCCACCACTTCGCGGCCTGGGAGATCTTCGTCCTCAACGTGCTGCTGTCGGCGCTGGTCTGGGTGACGGTGGCGCTGCTCGGGCCGCGGGAAACGACCGGCCGCCTCGTCGCCTTCGTGGCGCGCACGCGGCCGCCCGGGCGCTGGCCGGCGCGCTTCTGGCCCGGCGGCGAACGCCGGCCCCAGGGCGTGACGGGCGCGCGCGCCTGGGCCAACGTGCTGGCCGGCGTCGCGCTCATCTACGGCCTGCTCTTCGGCGCGGGGCAGTTCTTCTTCGGCCGCGCCGCGCGGGGCGAGTTGCTCCTGCTGGCGGCGCTGGCCGGCGGCCTCTGGCTGCTCTTCAGCCTGCGCCGGGAGACGGCGTGA
- a CDS encoding sodium/proline symporter: MSPLIVAFAVYLLAVVVIGVVASRRLDSQSEFLLGGRHLPGWAIAISERASGESAWLLLGLTGAALSTGLGEIWTVLGCVAGILFLWFFLGRRVRALCDGSDALTLPELLAQRLGAGGNGLRWLATLIIVFFFSFYVAAQMVGAGKILQKTGIITEAWPQLFGAGPETWGIVLGALIVVGYTLLGGFRAVVWTDLLQGVIMIVALVVLPVVGFVALGREHGDVTAALAALGPTKSSWTAGRGGWGALSLVLGGLAWGLGYMGQPHLLVRFMALRSAGEVRQLRWLAGAWTLLAYGGAFLVGLLALGLYGGAHFAGDAEKVMPSMAALLLPGWLAGIVISGAVAAMMSTADSQLLVVTSAFSEDVSRRILGRRLSPRGEVALSRLVVLLVGGAAFALALASQETVYGMVSYAWSGLGASFGPVVLLLLLWPRFGPRGAAAAMLAGTLATILWKNVGPLDAAISHRFAAWVIALLAGLALNGRGRR, translated from the coding sequence GTGTCGCCGCTGATCGTCGCCTTTGCCGTCTACCTGCTGGCCGTGGTCGTGATCGGCGTCGTGGCCAGCCGCCGTCTGGACAGCCAGTCCGAGTTCCTGCTGGGCGGGCGCCATCTGCCCGGCTGGGCGATCGCGATCAGCGAGCGCGCTAGCGGCGAAAGCGCTTGGCTGCTGCTCGGCCTCACGGGCGCGGCGCTGAGCACCGGACTCGGCGAGATCTGGACGGTCCTCGGCTGCGTGGCGGGCATTCTCTTCCTCTGGTTCTTTCTCGGCCGCCGCGTGCGCGCCCTCTGCGACGGCAGCGACGCGCTCACCCTCCCCGAGCTTCTCGCCCAGCGCCTCGGCGCGGGCGGCAACGGGCTGCGCTGGCTGGCGACGCTCATCATCGTCTTCTTCTTCAGCTTCTACGTGGCCGCCCAGATGGTGGGGGCGGGCAAGATCCTGCAGAAGACGGGGATCATCACCGAGGCCTGGCCGCAGCTCTTCGGCGCCGGTCCCGAGACCTGGGGCATCGTGCTCGGCGCGCTCATCGTGGTGGGCTACACGCTGCTGGGCGGCTTCCGCGCGGTGGTGTGGACGGATCTCCTGCAGGGCGTGATCATGATCGTCGCACTCGTCGTGCTGCCGGTGGTGGGTTTCGTGGCGCTCGGCCGCGAACACGGCGACGTGACCGCCGCGCTCGCCGCACTGGGGCCGACGAAGTCCTCCTGGACCGCGGGCCGCGGCGGCTGGGGCGCGCTGAGCCTCGTGCTGGGCGGTCTGGCCTGGGGGCTCGGCTACATGGGGCAACCGCATCTGCTCGTCCGCTTCATGGCGCTCAGATCCGCGGGCGAGGTGCGGCAGCTGCGCTGGCTGGCCGGCGCCTGGACCCTGCTGGCCTACGGCGGGGCCTTCCTGGTGGGCCTGCTCGCGCTGGGGCTCTACGGCGGCGCGCACTTCGCCGGCGACGCGGAGAAGGTGATGCCGTCCATGGCCGCCCTGCTGCTGCCGGGCTGGCTGGCCGGCATCGTGATCAGCGGCGCGGTGGCCGCGATGATGTCCACCGCCGACAGCCAGCTGCTCGTGGTCACCAGCGCGTTCAGCGAGGACGTCAGCCGGCGCATCCTGGGGCGCCGGCTCTCACCCCGCGGCGAGGTGGCGCTGTCGCGCCTGGTGGTGCTGCTCGTGGGCGGCGCGGCCTTCGCGCTGGCGCTGGCCAGCCAGGAGACCGTCTACGGCATGGTGAGCTACGCCTGGAGCGGACTCGGCGCGAGCTTCGGCCCCGTGGTGCTGCTGCTCCTGCTGTGGCCGCGCTTCGGGCCGCGCGGCGCCGCCGCCGCCATGCTCGCGGGCACGCTGGCGACGATCCTGTGGAAGAACGTCGGCCCGCTGGACGCCGCGATCAGCCACCGCTTCGCCGCGTGGGTCATCGCGCTCTTGGCCGGCCTCGCGCTGAACGGTCGCGGCCGACGCTAG